The genome window AATAAATAACGAACAATATCTGAATATCCATTCCAAGATGCAACATGGAGAGCTGTAAATCCAGAAATATCAGTCATATTAATGTCAACTGATCTAGTATTTATTGCAGAAACAATACCAGTATAATCATTATTTTCAGCCAATTGAATAAGATTTTGAGTATAATTTGCGATGGGAGTAGTTAATAATAATATTATTATTATTTTTTTCATAGAAATCTCTTTAATAAATTTTAGTGATTTTATTTTGAATAGTACTATATCATATATAGATGTCAATTATTATTTATTGTATTTATTTTGTATATATAATTGATAGATTTGATTTTCATCATATAATATATCAATTATATTGTTTTCTGTATAAAGCCATTGAGAAAGTATTGTTGAAAGTTTCTTTTTTAATTCTTGATAAAGTTTTTTATTGGTATCATTTTCAATAAGAATTAAATTTATAAGAATTTGATTTTTCTCAGCTATCACTTGTTTAATAGCTTGAATATTTTGAAAATCTTGAGGAGTATTATTTTCAAATTTAATTATATCAGATAATGTTATTTCTAATAGTAATTTTTGTTGTAGAATATCTTTAACTGCAGGTGATAATATTGATGAATACAATTCAATATCTTTTTCAAATTCTACTATAGCAAAATTTATTAAATTTTGCTCATGTAATGGTAATTGTTTAAAAATAGAAGGTGAAATTTCTGTAGGTTTTTGGATATAATTAAAATTAATTATATTATCTATATGTCTACGATTTTTTGTAAAATTACTAATTGCATAAGGTTTGCTTGTTATTAATATCAATAATACTAAGAAAATTTGAGTCATAATATTCTCCATGATAAAGTTATTACTTTATATCATGGATCGGAATATATTTACAATTCTATAGAATTGTATAAATATTATTTAGTAACACATTCATAGCGTTTGAGTAACTCTTCTGTTAACATATCAGGGTTTTTAATAGCATTAGTTATTTTTTCTTGAATTTTTATATTATAATTTTGATAAGTATCTTGGAATATTTTTTGTATACTTTTAGTATGGCTATCCATTAAAATGTAACTTTTAGTGCTTAAATCAAATAATTTTATATAAGTATCTAAAATTTCTTGAGATCTATTTGTATGTATTTTATGTTCTTGAATGAATGTTACTAATTCTTTTTCAAGATATTCAATTTGTATGTTTAATAATTTCATATTTTTTTTAAATTCATCTTGTTTTTCTTTTGTATTTGTTACAGCAATTGAAATTTCTTTATCGAAATCAAAAATAGCATGTTTATCAAATATTTGCATATATTTTTCATTTTTGTATCTTTTTGGAGCTCCCCAAAAGGGAAATTTATAATTTTTAACAGTTTCTTTTCTATATTGTTTGTGATCTGCAAAAGTAGGAAGAGTCAATAAAGACAAAATAGTAATAATAAAGTATTTTTTTTTTAACATGATTTATTTCTCCGCTGGATCTTTATAAGAAGAAATTAATGTGGAATATATATAATTAGAATTGAGGACATTTTTTCTATCTTGTTCTAATAGTTTAAGAGCTATTTTTTGTTGGTATTCATTATAAGAAATAATAGATCCCAAGGTAGATACTATTATAAGTAAAAACATTGCAGTCATTAGAGGTATTTTAGAAGACATGTAATAGTGCGGTGTTTTATAAATCAAAAAGTCTGTTTTTGAATCTATTGTATTAAAATCAATAGATTCTTTCTTGATGCAATTTAATAATTGATCTAATTTATCTTGAGTCATAATATTTCTCCTAGTTCATTTTTTAGTATTTTTGTTAATTTTTCTCTTGCTCTGTGTCGTAGTGATTTGGTTGCATTGAGAGCCAATCCTAATATATCAGAGCATTCTTGGAAAGAACGTTCTTCTAAATCTTTTAATATAATAATCTCTTGTTCTCTTGATGAAAGTTGATTCATTCCTATCCATAGTTGTTCTAGCGTTTCAGATTGTATACTTTGTTGTTCGGGAGTATATTTATTATCAGCAATGTCTTCAATAGTATTTAATCCTAAACAAATTCTAGCACGTGATTTTATATATTCTTTATAAACTGTATTTCGTGCTATTGTTATAGTATAGGCAACGGGTGACTCCATTTGAGAAACTTTATCCCAACGTTTCCAAACTTCTACAAATGCTCTAGATGTACTTTCTTCTGCTAGATCTTTATTAGTTTTAGCTCTGCATAGGCGATATACAAGAGTTTTATTTTTTTTATAAAACTCTTCAAATGTCATATTATTTTCACTCCAAATGAATTTTATACTACAATATAATAAGGTCACTATCGATCAAATCGATTTATAATTGTTACTTTTTTATTAAATATTTGAGTGAAAGAACTGATTATTATTTTTTAATTAATCTTTTCATAGTAATATCTGTTGGTGAAATAATATCTTTAAGTCGTATACCTTTTGTAGTTT of Spirochaetota bacterium contains these proteins:
- a CDS encoding sigma-70 family RNA polymerase sigma factor, which translates into the protein MTFEEFYKKNKTLVYRLCRAKTNKDLAEESTSRAFVEVWKRWDKVSQMESPVAYTITIARNTVYKEYIKSRARICLGLNTIEDIADNKYTPEQQSIQSETLEQLWIGMNQLSSREQEIIILKDLEERSFQECSDILGLALNATKSLRHRAREKLTKILKNELGEIL